One segment of Penaeus vannamei isolate JL-2024 chromosome 3, ASM4276789v1, whole genome shotgun sequence DNA contains the following:
- the Dhdds gene encoding dehydrodolichyl diphosphate synthase complex subunit DHDDS, producing the protein MTWLVEKNRSWAEWAVARILRVGPVPRHLAVIMDGNRRYARKEHQDTLTGHTRGFHKLTEVLSWCRDLGINEVTAYAFSIENFKRPRHEVEGLMDLAAEKFAEVLEELEKLAKHGVCIRALGNLTLLPERVQQGVAEAVLATKDNDKYFINLAIAYTSREEIGTAMSELCRGVSEGQLQASDISEELLEKCLYTGGTRDPDLLIRTSGEVRLSDFLLWQSGFSCLFFTKVLWPEVTIWHLFGAIFYYQRHYHTLAEARRESLNVRQCMVEESDIDVCHAKFGEKVTAEHIAAQTCSRTERTDAFLKELYEKRINYLKKVCK; encoded by the coding sequence ATGACGTGGCTGGTGGAGAAGAACCGCTCGTGGGCGGAGTGGGCCGTCGCGCGGATCCTGCGGGTGGGCCCGGTGCCTCGCCACCTCGCGGTCATCATGGACGGGAACAGGAGGTACGCCCGCAAAGAGCACCAGGACACCTTGACCGGCCACACGCGCGGCTTTCACAAGTTGACGGAAGTGCTCAGTTGGTGTCGGGATTTGGGGATCAACGAGGTGACGGCCTACGCGTTCAGCATCGAGAACTTCAAGCGACCCAGGCATGAGGTGGAGGGGCTCATGGACCTCGCCGCGGAGAAGTTTGCAGAGGTTTTGGAAGAGTTGGAAAAGCTTGCGAAGCACGGAGTGTGTATACGGGCGCTCGGGAACCTGACCCTTCTTCCGGAGAGAGTGCAGCAAGGGGTGGCAGAGGCCGTCTTAGCaacgaaagataatgataagtacTTCATAAACCTGGCAATAGCCTACACCTCACGAGAGGAGATCGGCACTGCCATGAGCGAGCTCTGTCGGGGCGTTTCCGAAGGCCAGCTCCAGGCCAGTGACATATCCGAAGAGCTCCTTGAGAAGTGCCTCTACACCGGAGGGACGCGAGATCCAGACCTGCTGATCCGGACGTCGGGGGAGGTTCGGCTGTCAGATTTCTTGCTGTGGCAGAGCGGCTTTTCCTGCCTGTTCTTTACAAAGGTGTTGTGGCCAGAGGTGACAATCTGGCATCTATTTGGAGCCATATTTTACTACCAGCGGCACTACCACACCCTGGCTGAGGCCCGTCGCGAGAGTCTGAACGTGAGACAGTGTATGGTGGAAGAATCGGACATTGACGTCTGCCATGCAAAGTTCGGGGAGAAGGTCACAGCAGAACATATAGCTGCCCAGACTTGTTCAAGGACCGAGAGAACGGATGCATTTTTAAAGGAGTTgtatgaaaaaagaattaattatttaaagaagGTCTGTAAATAA